In the genome of Brachypodium distachyon strain Bd21 chromosome 3, Brachypodium_distachyon_v3.0, whole genome shotgun sequence, the window TTGATCTCAAGCCGGGTTCTACTCGGTAAAGAGGTCCGGGAGAAGATGTTCGATGAGTTCTGCACATTATTTGGTCAGATCGAAAACGGGGTGAACCTTGTCAGTGTCTTCTTCCCATACATCCCAATTCCATCAAACCAGAGACGCGACAGAGCACGCGTCAAGCTCACACAGATACTATCTGAAGTTGTGAGTTCGCGCAAGAGCTCCGGCCGAGTTGAAGAGGATACGCTGCAGAGACTCATCGATTCCAGGTATAAAGACGGCCGATCCACAACGGAAGCAGAGATCACCGGGATGATAATTGGCATGCTCTTCGCTGGGAAACACACGAGCTCTCACACTACTATCTGGACTGGAGCATGCCTCCTTAACAGTCCCAAATTCCTGGCTGCTGCTGTCGAGGAGCAAAAGGAACTCGTTGTGAAATACAAAGACCAGATCGACTACAATACCTTGGCAGAGATGGATGCCCTCCATTGCTGCATCAAAGAGGCACTCCGGATGCACCCTCCGTCGCCCGTGCTGGTCCGCAAGGCACAGAAGCAGTTCACCGTGAAGACGAAAGAAGGTAACGAGTATGACATCCCAAGGGGGCATACCATTGCCAGCCCTACGATAGTTAACAACAATATGCATTACATTTATAAGGAGCCCCAAGTGTATGATCCGGATCGTTTTGGCCCTGGAAGAGAGGAGGACATAGTTGGTGGCAAGTTCTCTTACACGTCATTTGGCAGCGGAAGACATGCTTGCATTGGCGAGTCATATGCTTACATGCAAATTAAATTGATATGGAGCCATTTGCTGAGGAATTTTGAGCTTGAACTGGTTTCTCCTTTCCCGAGGACAGACTGGAACAAGATTGTGCCAGGACCTCAAGGGAAGGTCATGGTAAGTTATAAGAGATCGAGGATGTCAGCCTAGCTATCTAGCTAGCATCGACATGAGAAATTACATGCCACTTCAAGGAATAAATATCTGCTTATGCGGAACCTATATGCATGTTTGtggatttcttttcttggagGAACACTTGAAATGATTATATCGCTTTTATCTTTGCGAGCACTCCAATAATCTGTTGTTTCCCACTGAATAGCATTTACATGTATTGAAAAAATTAGGAATTTTGTATTCATATTATGAAGTTAATCTAAATAATTATTAGTGTCATATCATTATTCAGAAAGCTTTATTTATTCTTTGGTCGGGACCAGTGCTTCTGCCTTGTTTTGATTTTGCTTTTTCTGGCAGCCAACGTACTACTGTAAAAAATTCGCTAAAATAAACTACTTTTCTCgtaattaaaaaaactgcTTTTGTTACCAGCCAACATTCTCCgttcacaaataagtgtacttctaTATTTGTTCTAAATCATGGATTCATTTACGACACTAAATTAGTACTATTTGATCCGTTTTAAAATATAATGTCATAATACGCCGATTTGATGTCATATGTTCTTACTTTTTTCAACAAAGTTGGTCACTGAAAAAAAGGTTGACTTATAACAAGGAGAAGTAcgcttatttgtggacggaacAAATATTTTGCTTAGGAaaaaagtaatttttttttaacgaaTTTTTTACACtagtatgtttttttagaggttTTACAGTAGTATGTTGGCTGCCAGCAAAAGCAAAATCAAACAAAGCAGAAGCACTGGTCCTGACCAGCAGTTATAGCGGGCTGGCCGCTGGGCTGACTTTGTTATTACTTATGGCCTTTTTGTAGGTTGTTGGGCTGCAGTCCCTTATAGGGTTTTTTCTGGACCCAATAGCCTGTTTTCAGCCCGTTAGGCCGATTTGGGGTGCTGTTTTAGCTCAGCGGTCAATTTCATATCAAGCTTgttctataaaaaaaacatatcaagGACCTTTTTTGACAAGCGTCAGCTTTTGTATGGTTCCAAAATGTGACTGTTGCtgaattactccctctgtccgtTTTCGTGAGACGTGATTCATTTTGCTAGTTGTCAACAAATATCAGGTGCATAGTAAAACCATCCAATCAAAAGACATGCATCCAAAAGTGCTCCAATTAATAAAAGAGTAAGAGTTTTTTTTGGTACTAATGAAAACATTATTCACACCTGGTATAGCCGGACATGGGGAGTAGAAAACAGCTAGCCATTAATAAGACACTCCCATTTCTTTTGGACTTCTCCCATCATCGCATACATGATCTGATTGCATCACACACTAGGGGTCCTTTCTATGATCACCAATCAATTTCTTCGTGATCACAAGGGAACAAAGGTAAACACCAAGAAACGTGTGGTTCCTAGATCGATCTTTTAGCCACCTCTTACGAAAAACACAAGGTCGGTCCAGATCACTACGTAACCCTTCATAAAAAAGAGCACGATGGCcattaaacaatatttttttctctcctttccGCCTGGCTCCGAACAACACTTGgtgtttttgcttttttcGGAGATTTCACCTTTGGATCGTCATGAAATTTCACGAAATAGTAGTAGACACAATTTCACACAATCCCACCGAACGGATCAGCGAACAATTTCTTGAACCAGCgggaaacatgcgaacaagttGGATGTTCGTTATGTCCCGCACGAGCGCGAGAATCCAAACAACACTCGTTGTTTTGAAGTTTTGGagttccaccgttggatcacgatgaaatttcacattgttagtagtagacaaaattccgTACAATCTCATCGAAGGGATCGGTGCCTATACCGAGGCATCgggaaacatgcgaacaaaTCCAATGTTCGTGTTGTCCCGCACGGTCGGaagaaatccaaacaacattcggtgttttgaagttttccgGAGATTCCACTGTTGGATCGCAATGCAATTTCTAGacaaaattccgcacaatcccaTCGAAAGGATCGTTGAAACATTGGTCGAATCAGCGGAAAACATGTGAACATTGTGCTATCATGTATGGCCGCAAAAAATCCGAAGAACACTCGgtgttttgaagttttctggagatttcaccgttggatcgcgatGAAATTTCAAAGCGTCATAAAAGACACAATCCTGAACAATCTCACCAGAGGGATCGTCGAAATAGTTTTTGAGGCAGCAGATACCTTGCGAGAAAAAAAGGAGATAGGAGGATGGAAAGAGTAGAAGACTGAAGAgcaagagaaaagagaaaaaaaacatgaaaatacCATCCTATCTTTCTGAGTTTGGGGAGGAAGGGTCTATTGAATGAGGCCTCGTGACTTAATTAGGTGATTTGTGTTTCATTTGTCTAATTGCCTTTTTGGCACAACACTTGCAGCCGGCCGTAATGCTGACCGTTATTTAGGAGATACGCCTCAGACGTGGAGGCCCCACGTAGACCTAAAACGTGGGTTGTCGAAAGAGCAAAACTGtgtcaaaataaattaaataagATAAATGAAAACATTTTTTCTAAATGAGGTAAAAtgtgtcaaaaaagaaaaggtgaaattcACTATTGAAAATATTTGACATTACTGGATCCATATTTAGGAGCatttttcaacaacaattaCCACAGACTCTAATTTTTAAGTACATTGTTGAACTCGAGATCGAGAAAGAATATACCTTTTCATAATCAACTTGTGCGCATCCTGTGTCTGGCGCCCAAGCAACAGTATTACTAGTGTGTAGGAGTAATATACTGCCAGCCGCGCTAAGTTGACATTGCACATATTTTACGACAAACGAGAAAAGTAGTAACTAGTGGTATGATCATGTCTTGGATCTACGATTCAATCTCAGTGGTCTCAACCATAGTACCCCAGGCTCATAGCAGCAAATGCACCAGCAAGCAAAAACAAGGGCTCAAACAACACATCTAGACATGAAGGGCTCCTGCATCAACACTATCCAAGTGGTCCTAGGTGCCATGCttctcgccggagccggagccccaTCCATGGCCGTCCCCGTCGACACCGCCGGCGTCCCGGTTACTCAGCTCCCGACCGGCTACCGCGGCAAAGGCAGCGCAGTGATCCAGGATCAGACGACGACGTTGAGGGCTAGTtctggggaagaagatgagtACAGGGAGTCGAGTAGGCCTTGGTCATGCTGCGACAGGGTGGTGAACCCCAGGGGTGTTTACCCGCCCATACTTCGCTGCTCCGACGAGGTGGAGCGGTGCGCCGGCGCCTGCGCGGAGtgcgaggaggtggaggaatCCGAGCCCCGCCGCTACATGTGCGTCGACTGGTACCGCGGCGACGACCCTGGTCCCAGGTGCACCGGTGTGCACCATCTGTAAGCAGCTCGCTGGTATACCACCTGGATCCCAGGTTTGCTAGTTTTGCTCAATCAGTTTGTGCCAACGGACGCTCTCTTGCTACTCTTGTTTTCGTCGTCGTCTAGCCCACTCCCGACGTTTCTTGCCCAGTTGTACTGAACATCTCTGCTTTTTTTGGAAAGTCAACGAATAATTTTGAGAGTTTGCATGAATTGCGTGCATGGATCCGTGCATCCTTTGTTTTACAAATGCTAATTATCTCAACTCTCAATTAATGCTCCTTTCACTACACTGAGTTCCTTGATTCttaaaaagagaagaaaataaatcGTCAGATCCTTTATCATAAGTCGATCATTTAAATTttaatcaagtttatagaaaatacACTAACATTTACTACGTAactaaatattatttttattaaatccatcgtCATATTATTTATAGTGTatatatttgatattgtaagttctataaatttgatcaaattttaagaattttgacttaggacaaagtaTAAAAAAACAGGTTAATGTAATATGATTTTATTTCCATGTTCTAGATATCAATATTTTTGTCAATCTATCATTCTATCGTCTAAATCAACATGTGTCCCAATGCACGctatttttttcgaaaaggagggaatacccctggcctctgcatcggtcgatgcacacagccattaATTATTAAAACATTCTCAGTACAAGTCTCAAAGTTACATATtgtaaaataaatttttttttgaaaggaacaCATCAAGATCCTTCCAACCTAAAGCTAGCGCGCCATCCAAACCGAATGAAGAGTTCCCGTGCGACCATCTTCAAACGGTTGCACCCAGATTTCATAAACCCCTCTGCCTCTGTCTGAAGCAGTAGGAACCATGTACGGAGCTAGTGAGACGCCCGAAGAACAACATGTAAGAAGAtagatgtttttttgttaCGGAAAACAATATCATTTCTACAATTTCATATAGACCAACAAATCGCACAAACCCCTACAAGGATAAGCGATTTAAGCAGCTTTCCAACTCCCCCAAGCCACCGACCAAACATATTAGTGATATGGGAGGAAGGAGGCAAATTAAATGTCACAAAGACGGTTCGCCCTACCAAACGTGCGGTCAGACagtgaaaaaataaatgactCGTCTTTATCACAAAAGACACATTTTTTGCTACCGTTCTAATTTCTTTTGGCCAAATTATTGTGTCGAAATGATTACTTAGTCCATAAAATACGAGTAATGATTTTGAGAGGGCCTGGTCTTACCGGAGTGTGATAACCGTTAGGTGTTTATGTGTatttttctggaaaaaaaagaatcatccGAGTTCTCGGCCTCAATTAGCGAGCTCTCTAGGTAAATATTTAGGCTAACCATGCTTGATATGCGTGCAGCTAAGCGTGGAACATGTTCTTCAAATATCGATGGCCGCACTGCAGCCAGGAATGAACGGTGTCGACATAGCTCTGATGACGTGATTCAAATAAATATTAAACCAGTCTGGATTAGCTACCATCCCTTGTACGGTGCTAGTTAAGTAACCCATCCAAGATTCTGGATGCACCGAACTGGGCAATAAAGTTGTTTCTGGAGCAATGCGCAACTAGAATATAAGATTCTGCACTTCTCGATTCTATACACTAATGCGATTTAAGGAGCAGTGCTCAGTACTAGCTTAGGGTACCAGCAGTGCTCAGTACCAGAATAAGAAACAGCTTGTACTAAGCAAAGGAACGAGCATATATAGGTATCTAGTTGGGCCATTCATCCGTGTTGATTTGGATGAGGAACAAAAGAATTTTCTAATTTTGTAGATTATGggtatgtttattttttttattttgctagAAGATTATGTGTATGTTTAGATTGGTGTCATGCATTATAtatcatgtattttttttgtcaagatAGAataaatttttgtttggatagTTGTCAACTTTTAGATAACTCTACTTTTTGTCCAaagcaaaaccatgacaaaaCTTTTGGCTAGTCAAATTTTTAGTACGGCAAGTTTGGCTGAACCCAAACACACCATATACCCTGAATTTCAGTCGCCATCAACGAATAAAACCAGCTTTTTCACCAAGTGCTTGTTATGTGGTTTTCTCTACTCGTCCaatgtttatgtttttttaggggCAAAGACAATAGGCTAAAAGCCTATTGCCATAAATTATATTAATAAAAAAGGTATATTTACAAAAATGAGAAAAGAAGGACGAAAGGCGAAAGAAAGATTAAATCATCTGAATGTGGCAATCCAGGCCTCGAAGCCTCTAAGCTTTTTTCTCTTAGCCCTGTGCCAAACAAGGTTCAGTTCTTCAGTAAAGATCTTCCTGCAGTGATACAAGCTTGGTTGTTTATTGTTGAAGATATAGTCATTTCTAGTTTTCCAGATACTCCAGCAGGCAATGGCAAAGGGGCAGTGGAAGAACATGTGGTCTCTCGTCTCAATGAGAGACTCTAGTGCCACACATCACACAGGTGTATGCAGGAAGATAGAATTGCCGTTTCAGAAGCATAGCTCTAGTGCATGTTGAGTCTGTCAATTAAGAGTGGCCA includes:
- the LOC112271855 gene encoding Bowman-Birk type bran trypsin inhibitor-like, whose translation is MHQQAKTRAQTTHLDMKGSCINTIQVVLGAMLLAGAGAPSMAVPVDTAGVPVTQLPTGYRGKGSAVIQDQTTTLRASSGEEDEYRESSRPWSCCDRVVNPRGVYPPILRCSDEVERCAGACAECEEVEESEPRRYMCVDWYRGDDPGPRCTGVHHL
- the LOC100845001 gene encoding obtusifoliol 14-alpha demethylase — encoded protein: MEFTSGDVWFAVAVLLIATVVTKIAIARATVDPTCTRPLPPVVKGVALLGLLHALVTKDLPTVIHDLYEKFGSVFTVSLLGQKVTFLVGPEVSAHFFKGLESEINIGNLLNFTVPIFGQEVGYGVDLATRNEQARFCLDALKPSKLRSHVDPMLQEVEEYFAKWGQHGIVDLKHEFEVLLMLISSRVLLGKEVREKMFDEFCTLFGQIENGVNLVSVFFPYIPIPSNQRRDRARVKLTQILSEVVSSRKSSGRVEEDTLQRLIDSRYKDGRSTTEAEITGMIIGMLFAGKHTSSHTTIWTGACLLNSPKFLAAAVEEQKELVVKYKDQIDYNTLAEMDALHCCIKEALRMHPPSPVLVRKAQKQFTVKTKEGNEYDIPRGHTIASPTIVNNNMHYIYKEPQVYDPDRFGPGREEDIVGGKFSYTSFGSGRHACIGESYAYMQIKLIWSHLLRNFELELVSPFPRTDWNKIVPGPQGKVMVSYKRSRMSA